One genomic region from Solwaraspora sp. WMMD792 encodes:
- a CDS encoding carboxypeptidase-like regulatory domain-containing protein, with protein MKPVRRALLPVLFVSLLVAGCATESSRSSEPSAPTSPDAPVSDQRDVSSASPGSAAGRGTAIIEVRNPAGEPLPVIPVEVRTVDWPMPAELSEDIARMTDARGEYTWTDLPPGEYEFTVRIPGEDVAATRRVTVVAEEISRVPMTLG; from the coding sequence ATGAAACCAGTACGACGAGCGCTTCTGCCGGTGCTGTTCGTCAGCTTGCTGGTGGCGGGCTGCGCGACCGAATCATCGCGTTCGTCCGAGCCGTCGGCACCGACCAGCCCGGATGCCCCGGTCTCCGACCAGCGGGACGTTTCCTCGGCGTCGCCGGGTTCAGCGGCCGGTCGGGGTACGGCGATCATCGAGGTACGGAACCCGGCGGGTGAACCGTTGCCGGTGATCCCGGTGGAGGTCCGTACGGTCGACTGGCCGATGCCCGCAGAACTGTCCGAGGACATCGCCCGGATGACCGACGCGCGTGGTGAGTACACCTGGACCGATCTGCCACCGGGGGAGTACGAATTCACCGTACGGATTCCGGGCGAGGACGTCGCCGCGACCCGGCGGGTGACGGTGGTGGCCGAAGAAATCAGCCGGGTGCCGATGACCCTCGGCTGA
- a CDS encoding trypsin-like serine protease: MDNMARRTLGVLVATAALALAAAATPAAATPTSTVDMVTPVSDTGETINPAVLAERIDETMVRATRPAARRGADGTDRVPAAEVEGKTEPGEIGISSIIGTDNRYQTTPADWWPASSTVQITRTSGGVTRGHCTGWMIGADTLITAGHCVYPRNGTAWYPRNEFTVWPGRDGGSTPYGSCSVASLHSVGGWVNSFTNGYDYGAMKLNCTVGNSTGTFGFMWTSASQNGTSTYNRGYSGDKSFGTQWASSDQIRVTQSTELFYHHDTVGGNSGGPVYTYAVTDCGPCAVAVHAHGFHGSGAPNNNHNSGPRITEPVFNNFLYWRDL; encoded by the coding sequence ATGGACAACATGGCACGCCGGACGCTCGGTGTCCTCGTCGCGACGGCGGCGTTGGCGCTGGCTGCCGCGGCGACACCCGCCGCGGCCACACCCACCAGCACTGTCGACATGGTCACCCCGGTCTCCGACACGGGCGAAACCATCAACCCGGCGGTCCTCGCCGAGCGGATCGACGAGACGATGGTACGGGCCACCCGTCCGGCGGCGCGGCGCGGCGCTGACGGGACGGACCGGGTGCCCGCCGCTGAGGTCGAAGGCAAGACCGAGCCGGGCGAGATCGGCATCAGCAGCATCATCGGTACGGACAACCGTTACCAGACGACCCCGGCGGACTGGTGGCCGGCGAGCTCCACGGTCCAGATCACCCGTACCTCCGGTGGCGTCACCCGGGGACACTGCACCGGTTGGATGATCGGTGCCGACACGCTGATCACCGCTGGGCACTGCGTCTATCCCCGTAACGGCACCGCGTGGTACCCGCGCAACGAGTTCACCGTCTGGCCGGGACGCGACGGCGGTTCCACGCCGTACGGCTCGTGCAGCGTGGCCAGCCTGCACTCGGTCGGGGGATGGGTGAACAGCTTCACCAACGGCTACGACTACGGTGCGATGAAGCTCAACTGCACGGTCGGCAACAGCACCGGAACCTTCGGGTTCATGTGGACCTCCGCCAGCCAGAACGGCACGTCGACCTACAACCGGGGGTACAGCGGGGACAAGTCCTTCGGCACCCAGTGGGCCAGCTCCGACCAGATCCGGGTGACCCAGTCCACCGAGCTGTTCTACCATCACGACACGGTCGGCGGTAACAGCGGCGGACCGGTCTACACGTATGCGGTCACCGATTGCGGCCCCTGTGCGGTGGCGGTACACGCGCACGGCTTCCACGGCAGCGGCGCCCCGAACAACAACCACAACAGCGGACCGCGCATCACCGAGCCTGTGTTCAACAACTTCCTCTACTGGCGCGACCTGTAG
- a CDS encoding TrmH family RNA methyltransferase has translation MSSRNARFQQWEALLGNRSKRQRRGELLVQGVRPISMALEHGWQIRELLHADSCHLSDWARRTLDTVPAEKIAVTRELMHELGGKADTVPELLAVVAIADDDLRRIPVGPTMYVVVFDRPTSPGNIGNLIRSADAFGASGVIVTGHAADVYDPKAVRASTGSLFALPVVRVPTHQTVLSWVADIRAGGIDIGIVATDERGDRVAADHDFTQPTLTVIGNETTGISAGWRAACDQLVRIPMVGSASSLNAATAATVVLYESARQRIGTHLPHSRPVP, from the coding sequence GTGAGTAGCCGCAATGCGCGGTTTCAACAGTGGGAAGCTCTCCTCGGCAACCGGAGCAAGCGGCAGCGGCGCGGCGAACTCCTCGTGCAGGGCGTACGCCCGATCAGCATGGCACTCGAACACGGCTGGCAGATCCGCGAGCTGTTGCACGCCGACAGCTGCCACCTGTCCGACTGGGCACGCCGGACCCTGGACACGGTCCCGGCCGAGAAGATCGCCGTCACCCGGGAGCTGATGCACGAACTGGGTGGCAAGGCGGACACGGTCCCCGAACTGCTGGCCGTGGTCGCGATCGCCGACGACGACCTGCGCCGCATCCCGGTCGGACCGACCATGTACGTCGTCGTGTTCGATCGGCCCACCAGCCCCGGCAACATCGGGAACCTGATCCGCTCCGCGGACGCGTTCGGCGCATCCGGGGTCATCGTCACCGGCCACGCGGCCGACGTGTACGACCCGAAGGCGGTCCGGGCGAGCACCGGCTCACTGTTCGCCCTGCCCGTGGTCCGGGTGCCCACCCACCAGACCGTTCTGTCCTGGGTCGCTGACATCCGTGCCGGCGGCATCGACATCGGCATCGTGGCGACCGATGAGCGCGGCGATCGGGTGGCCGCCGACCACGACTTCACGCAGCCGACGCTGACGGTGATCGGCAACGAGACCACCGGCATCAGCGCCGGCTGGCGGGCAGCCTGCGACCAGCTCGTCCGGATTCCCATGGTCGGCTCCGCCAGCTCCCTGAACGCGGCGACCGCCGCGACTGTCGTGCTGTACGAATCGGCCCGCCAGCGAATCGGGACGCACCTGCCACACAGCCGGCCAGTACCTTGA
- a CDS encoding RICIN domain-containing protein — translation MTAGALITVNAAPAAAATVDTSAWYVLVNRNSGKALDVYGLATDDGARISQWSRNDGANQQWQFVDSGGGYYRLKSRHSGKVLDVYEWSTANGAAIVQWTDHNGTNQQWRLADSDGGHVRLISRHSNKALEVQGASTADGGNIVQYDDWGGANQQWQLVRVDGGGDPPPPGDSGCGRAPTLSSGTHTIQSNGQNRQFILRVPANYNSNNPYRLIFAFHWRGGTMQDISSGGTSGAAWSYYGQQEQSNNSAILVAPQGFGNGWANNGGEDVRFVDDMIRRIESGLCVNPRQRFALGFSWGGGMSYALACARADVFRAVAVISGAQISGCSGGSQPIAYFGLHGISDNVLSIGQGRSLRDTFVRNNGCTFQNPPEPGAGSRTHITTAYSGCRAGYPVQWAAFDNGHMPGPVDGTYAESGVTTWTKGEIWRFFAQFS, via the coding sequence ATGACGGCAGGCGCGCTCATCACCGTGAACGCGGCGCCCGCCGCCGCGGCCACGGTGGACACCAGCGCGTGGTACGTGCTGGTCAACCGCAACAGCGGCAAGGCATTGGACGTGTACGGGTTGGCCACCGACGACGGGGCCCGGATCAGCCAGTGGTCCCGCAACGACGGCGCCAACCAGCAGTGGCAGTTCGTCGACTCCGGCGGCGGCTACTACCGGCTGAAGTCCCGCCACTCCGGCAAGGTCCTCGACGTCTACGAGTGGTCCACCGCCAACGGCGCGGCCATCGTCCAGTGGACCGACCACAACGGCACCAACCAGCAGTGGCGCCTCGCCGACTCCGACGGCGGCCACGTCCGGCTGATCAGCCGACACAGCAACAAGGCCCTCGAAGTCCAGGGCGCGTCGACCGCCGACGGCGGCAACATCGTCCAGTACGACGACTGGGGCGGCGCCAACCAGCAGTGGCAACTCGTCCGCGTGGATGGCGGCGGTGACCCGCCGCCACCTGGCGACAGCGGGTGCGGCAGGGCTCCGACACTGTCCAGCGGCACCCACACGATCCAGAGCAACGGCCAGAACCGCCAGTTCATCCTGCGGGTGCCGGCCAACTACAACAGCAACAACCCGTACCGGCTGATCTTCGCCTTCCACTGGCGGGGCGGCACCATGCAGGACATCTCGTCCGGCGGCACCAGCGGGGCTGCCTGGTCCTACTACGGCCAGCAGGAACAGTCGAACAACAGCGCGATCCTGGTCGCACCCCAGGGATTCGGCAACGGCTGGGCGAACAACGGCGGTGAGGACGTCAGGTTCGTCGACGACATGATCAGGCGGATCGAGAGCGGCCTCTGCGTCAACCCGCGACAGCGCTTCGCGCTCGGCTTCAGTTGGGGCGGCGGGATGAGCTACGCCCTGGCCTGCGCGCGGGCCGACGTCTTCCGGGCCGTCGCGGTCATCTCCGGAGCGCAGATCAGCGGGTGCAGCGGCGGTAGCCAGCCGATCGCGTACTTCGGGCTGCACGGCATCTCGGACAACGTCCTCAGCATCGGCCAGGGCCGTTCGCTGCGGGACACCTTCGTCCGCAACAACGGATGCACCTTCCAGAACCCGCCGGAGCCGGGCGCTGGCAGCCGTACCCACATCACCACGGCGTACTCGGGATGCCGGGCGGGGTATCCGGTTCAGTGGGCGGCGTTCGACAACGGGCACATGCCGGGCCCGGTGGACGGGACGTACGCCGAAAGCGGCGTGACGACCTGGACCAAGGGCGAGATCTGGCGCTTCTTCGCACAGTTCTCCTGA
- a CDS encoding phytanoyl-CoA dioxygenase family protein translates to MDDTTLVSRFLRDGFVKLPGAVAPRVAADCARLLWRETGCEPDDPATWTRPVHWVAGMAQGPFAAAPNSPYLHHAYDLLVGEGRWEPRYSLGTFPLRFPHDSEPDDAGWHIEGSYLPEGESWYFTNVRSRGRALLMLFLFSEVGADDAPTRIRVGSHLDVPKVLEKYGENGASGLALAPELVAASEHRPLAIATGSPGDVYLCHPFLVHAAQPHHGARPRFMAQPPLMPAAAYELERADGAYSPVETAIRWGLGRDTPGPCGEDTDVPTQWL, encoded by the coding sequence ATGGACGACACGACCCTGGTGTCCCGCTTTCTCCGCGACGGCTTCGTGAAGCTGCCGGGTGCCGTCGCGCCGCGCGTGGCCGCGGACTGCGCGCGGCTGCTGTGGCGTGAGACCGGCTGCGAACCGGACGATCCGGCGACGTGGACGCGGCCCGTGCACTGGGTGGCCGGCATGGCACAGGGCCCGTTCGCCGCCGCACCCAACTCGCCTTACCTGCATCACGCGTACGACCTGCTCGTCGGCGAGGGACGCTGGGAGCCGCGGTACTCGCTCGGCACGTTCCCGTTGCGCTTTCCGCACGACAGCGAGCCGGACGACGCGGGCTGGCACATCGAGGGGAGCTACCTGCCGGAGGGCGAGAGCTGGTACTTCACCAATGTTCGCTCCCGGGGCCGGGCGCTGCTGATGCTGTTCCTGTTCAGCGAGGTCGGTGCGGATGACGCCCCGACCCGGATCCGGGTCGGCTCGCACCTCGACGTGCCGAAAGTGCTGGAGAAGTACGGGGAGAACGGAGCGAGCGGCCTCGCTCTTGCACCCGAGCTGGTGGCGGCATCCGAGCACCGGCCACTCGCCATCGCCACCGGGTCCCCGGGGGACGTCTACCTGTGCCATCCGTTCCTGGTGCACGCGGCGCAGCCGCACCATGGGGCGCGGCCACGTTTCATGGCCCAGCCACCGCTGATGCCTGCGGCTGCGTACGAACTGGAGCGGGCCGACGGCGCGTACTCACCGGTGGAGACCGCGATCCGCTGGGGGCTCGGCCGGGACACTCCCGGCCCGTGCGGGGAAGACACAGACGTACCGACGCAGTGGCTGTGA
- a CDS encoding AAA domain-containing protein yields MGRHALLLGTASYHADRRLPALPSVRQDVTQLKTLLDGSGGFDTVDAQLDLPVAHLRQVVEEFYGRCGRDDLALLYYSGHGVLHEDRESLFLTATDSHAGQLHATAFDVDGTLRHLLNNTKASQKVVLLDCCFSGAFTARHRFRGGVREEPRRGKRERGTFVLTSSTHMKAAKAQGPDRPSVFTEVLLEGLRGAAGGSADGWVTTNDLARYAMTEMARRRQHSPVESSEGVTEPIRLVTAPDSAAAQARPDTGPTSPADDAPFDADQWRRLITYYVNCMERSAALRSFIDPQAVSTYVPAPAGAEAVFTAASPVRLTGRASALAARARDDGKELQYGYPVVAVRPARQQPVRLTPLLICDVTVGTDNVVHACFPPRPGPALLDLLQLSDVESDELLQRVEQVFVPGDPAALTATVDLLMKTFGMTPVADLDPTALVGPPRPGPLDRVQNAALLYSVDATASPQQQLVVDLQSMIKNPRLIDRTALATLAAGPGEEAPAPIATVALAPANEAQEEIIRAAMSQPLTVAQGPPGTGKSQLVTALLATATAAGQSVLIGSTSNQAVDAVFGRVGELVGPGLVLRTGNKEHRLQEPKHIADLFAAYPPAESHLAPDDRTPLYELHLIADEINGLRQSLDDQRLLERDLADLAAERRPGLRREHRAGHEHRAGRDAAAVELPDDDAALARLHQLTDRALNSRWLGWWYRWRLRRHGADDPDAIRTLGERAVIELRWRDCRRQADALPTAETSWQRLTELIGVERPRRSIELLRAQIAHRVTSGARLLQNRADEMAKAKPDSWAYFPELLRVLPGWAVTALSVRWMRREPAMYDLVVIDEAAQCTVPAILPMLYRAKRALIIGDPRQLPPVVELTDADDLAEQVKAGLGTEWLNTRRLRYARHSAYDAFAAAAGTAYLLDEHYRCHPDIVDAPNREVYQGRLTVLTDPARLTAPAEPAVRWRDVPGTYSYGPTGSGRNDVEIAAVVTEVAELRAAFPEASIGVVTPLAAQQRGLKSALYAADLSENLLCATIHRFQGSERDIMVVSPVGAHGIGDRTRDWLAHQTNLWNVAITRARSQLVVVGDRSWWSGQRGLLTAVALGHRSTAALPDAAPGPADQLHRALREAGVAVQRDVAVAGQTADLVIRQAGREIAVYVDDPAGDPSGRALRKVLARLDVAAHHGTVRRVPAWRCLAEPEQVATELSEQLGQLDGWPSS; encoded by the coding sequence ATGGGCCGGCACGCGCTGCTGCTCGGCACAGCCAGCTACCACGCCGATCGGCGACTCCCGGCACTGCCCTCGGTACGCCAGGACGTCACCCAGCTCAAGACGCTACTCGACGGCAGCGGCGGCTTCGACACCGTCGACGCCCAACTGGACCTGCCGGTCGCACACCTACGCCAGGTCGTCGAGGAATTCTACGGCCGGTGTGGCAGAGACGACCTGGCCCTGCTGTACTACTCCGGACACGGCGTGCTGCACGAGGACCGGGAGTCGCTGTTTCTCACCGCCACGGATTCCCACGCCGGACAGCTGCACGCCACCGCCTTCGACGTCGACGGCACCCTGCGGCATCTGCTGAACAACACCAAGGCCAGTCAGAAGGTCGTCCTGCTCGACTGTTGCTTCTCCGGAGCCTTCACCGCACGGCACAGGTTCCGGGGCGGCGTACGGGAGGAACCTCGCCGGGGCAAGCGCGAACGAGGCACCTTCGTCCTGACCTCCAGCACGCACATGAAGGCGGCAAAGGCGCAAGGGCCCGATCGGCCGTCGGTGTTCACCGAGGTGCTGCTCGAGGGGTTGCGCGGCGCGGCCGGCGGATCCGCCGACGGCTGGGTCACCACCAACGACCTCGCCCGTTACGCGATGACCGAGATGGCCCGACGTCGGCAGCACTCGCCGGTCGAATCGAGCGAGGGGGTGACCGAACCCATCCGGCTGGTCACCGCGCCGGACTCGGCGGCCGCCCAGGCGCGACCTGACACCGGCCCGACCAGCCCCGCCGACGACGCCCCGTTCGACGCTGACCAGTGGCGCCGCCTGATCACCTACTACGTCAACTGCATGGAGCGCTCGGCCGCCCTGCGGTCCTTCATCGACCCGCAGGCGGTCAGCACGTACGTTCCGGCACCGGCGGGTGCCGAGGCGGTGTTCACGGCGGCCTCGCCGGTCCGGTTGACCGGCCGGGCATCCGCGCTGGCCGCCCGGGCCCGCGACGACGGCAAGGAGTTGCAGTACGGCTATCCGGTCGTCGCGGTCCGACCCGCCAGGCAGCAGCCGGTACGGTTGACGCCGCTACTGATCTGCGACGTCACGGTGGGCACCGACAATGTCGTGCACGCCTGCTTCCCGCCACGGCCCGGCCCGGCGCTGCTCGACCTGCTGCAGTTGTCCGACGTGGAGTCCGACGAACTGCTGCAACGGGTCGAGCAGGTCTTCGTACCCGGTGACCCGGCGGCCCTCACCGCCACCGTCGACCTGCTGATGAAGACGTTCGGTATGACTCCGGTGGCGGACCTCGACCCGACTGCGCTGGTCGGCCCACCGCGACCCGGGCCACTCGACCGGGTGCAGAACGCCGCGCTGCTCTACTCCGTCGACGCCACGGCCTCACCGCAGCAGCAACTCGTCGTCGACCTGCAGAGCATGATCAAGAATCCACGGCTCATCGACCGGACGGCGTTGGCAACCCTCGCGGCGGGCCCGGGCGAGGAGGCTCCGGCACCGATCGCGACCGTCGCACTGGCTCCGGCCAACGAGGCGCAGGAGGAGATCATCCGGGCCGCGATGTCGCAGCCGTTGACCGTCGCGCAGGGTCCACCGGGGACGGGTAAGAGCCAACTGGTCACCGCGCTGCTCGCCACCGCCACCGCCGCCGGCCAGAGCGTGCTGATCGGCTCCACCAGCAACCAGGCGGTGGACGCGGTGTTCGGCCGGGTCGGCGAGCTGGTCGGTCCCGGGCTGGTGCTGCGCACCGGGAACAAGGAGCATCGGCTGCAGGAGCCGAAGCACATCGCCGACCTGTTCGCCGCGTACCCGCCGGCCGAAAGCCACCTGGCGCCCGACGATCGGACACCGCTGTACGAACTCCACCTGATCGCCGACGAAATCAACGGCCTGCGGCAGAGCCTGGACGATCAGCGGCTGCTCGAACGCGACCTGGCCGACCTCGCGGCCGAGCGCCGACCGGGGCTGCGCCGCGAACACCGGGCCGGCCACGAGCACCGGGCCGGCCGCGATGCCGCAGCGGTCGAGCTGCCGGACGACGACGCGGCGCTCGCGCGGCTGCACCAACTCACTGACCGTGCCCTGAACAGCCGGTGGCTCGGCTGGTGGTACCGCTGGCGGCTACGTCGGCACGGCGCCGACGACCCGGATGCCATCCGGACCCTCGGTGAACGTGCCGTCATCGAGCTGCGGTGGCGGGACTGTCGGCGCCAGGCCGACGCGCTGCCCACTGCCGAGACGTCCTGGCAGCGGTTGACCGAACTCATCGGCGTCGAGCGGCCCAGGCGCAGCATCGAACTGCTGCGCGCCCAGATCGCTCATCGGGTGACGTCCGGGGCCCGGCTGCTGCAGAACCGGGCCGACGAGATGGCCAAGGCCAAGCCGGACAGCTGGGCCTACTTTCCGGAGCTGCTCCGGGTGCTGCCGGGCTGGGCCGTGACGGCGCTCTCCGTGCGATGGATGCGGCGGGAACCGGCGATGTACGACCTCGTCGTGATCGACGAGGCCGCGCAGTGCACCGTACCGGCGATCCTGCCCATGCTGTACCGCGCCAAACGGGCACTGATCATCGGTGACCCCCGGCAGTTGCCGCCCGTCGTCGAGCTTACCGACGCCGACGATCTCGCCGAACAGGTCAAGGCCGGGCTGGGCACCGAATGGTTGAACACCCGACGGCTGCGCTACGCACGCCATTCGGCGTACGACGCGTTCGCCGCAGCGGCCGGCACGGCCTATCTGCTCGACGAGCACTACCGCTGCCACCCGGACATCGTCGACGCCCCGAACCGGGAGGTGTACCAGGGCCGGCTCACCGTGTTGACCGATCCGGCCCGACTGACCGCGCCCGCCGAACCGGCCGTACGGTGGCGCGACGTGCCGGGCACGTACAGCTACGGACCGACCGGGTCCGGACGCAACGACGTCGAGATCGCGGCGGTGGTGACCGAAGTGGCCGAGCTTCGCGCGGCCTTCCCGGAGGCATCCATCGGAGTAGTCACACCGCTCGCCGCGCAGCAGCGCGGCCTGAAGTCCGCGCTTTATGCCGCCGACCTGTCCGAGAACCTGCTCTGCGCGACCATCCACCGGTTCCAGGGCAGCGAACGCGACATCATGGTCGTCTCACCGGTCGGTGCCCACGGCATCGGTGACCGCACCCGGGACTGGCTCGCCCACCAGACGAACCTGTGGAACGTCGCCATCACCCGGGCCCGGTCCCAGCTCGTCGTCGTCGGCGACCGGTCGTGGTGGTCGGGCCAACGGGGCCTGCTCACCGCCGTGGCCCTCGGCCACAGGTCGACCGCAGCGCTGCCGGACGCCGCCCCGGGGCCCGCCGATCAGCTGCACCGTGCCCTGCGCGAGGCCGGGGTCGCCGTACAACGGGACGTCGCCGTGGCCGGGCAGACCGCCGATCTCGTCATCCGGCAGGCTGGTCGGGAGATCGCCGTCTACGTCGACGACCCGGCCGGCGATCCGTCCGGTCGCGCCCTGCGCAAGGTCCTCGCCCGCCTCGACGTCGCCGCCCACCACGGCACCGTCCGCCGGGTGCCCGCATGGCGTTGCCTGGCCGAACCGGAGCAGGTGGCTACGGAACTGTCCGAGCAGCTCGGTCAACTGGATGGTTGGCCGAGCAGTTGA